In the genome of Erpetoichthys calabaricus chromosome 18, fErpCal1.3, whole genome shotgun sequence, the window AAGTACTTGGAAGAGCTGAAGATGAAAAGCCATAAACTTAACATGCTGTCGAGCGAGCTGGAGCAGCGAGCTGGCACCATCGCTTACCTGACCTCTCAGCTGCATGCCaccaaaaagaagttgatcgccACATCAAGTGGCACATCGGACAGCAGCCCCAACGTGAGCCCAGTCATGTCGTCCTACAAACCCGCACCCCCCAAGGAGAAAATGACAGACACACCACGGCGAAGGATGAAGAAGAGCCTCTCGCAGCCTTTGAACTCTGAGTACGCTGAAGTGTACCGGCTGGGCTCAGATGGCCGCAAGTTGCTGCTGCGCGAGACCATGGAGGCCATGCCTGACCCAACACCATTCCTTCTGGCCAGAGAATCCTCCGATGCACAACTCTTGAAAGAGAGGCCTTTGGTAATCCCCCCCATTCCTTCAGAGCGCAACTCCTCTGCGCCACACTTCAGTCTGGGCAGAGATAAGCAGCAGCACAAGGCACACATTGGGGTGGCTCACCGCATCCATCATGCCGTCGCTCCGAGCACAGAGGCCCAAGTGGAGACCCTGGCTGTGGATCAGGTAAATGGCAGTGAAGTTGTCCGCAAACGGTCAGGCGCCGACAGAACTGCTTAGGCTGACCGAGCGAGTGATCCAGTCCGATGGGCTGGTTTATGCAATGCACTGTGCTAAGAGATTCATCCTTAATTCATCTGCTCCGAAGGTTCTACACTTTGAGAGACTGCATGCCAAAGGTTTTAACTGCCTCTGTCACCTTGCCTACACCTACCATACCAGCTTTACTGTGGCACCTCCAAGGCCTTCCTCTTCGAGTCTGAACCAAAACACAGCCAAACTCAACGGCGCCCTCTCCTCGTTGCTTGCTTGTACTGCACAAGTGCGGCGCAACTGCTGAAGGACCCCCCCCAGTGTAAATCTAGTCAGTACTCCACAATGGCAAACCTGCAGCAAGGTGCCAGGCGTCTGCTTCCAATGTCACTAGGCCCTGGCAAGGATGCCTTCTGGGAGTCACATGACAAAGCCTTTGCCTAGATAGCCCCGACTGTGTAGATGTAAGACGAATGGCCTGTCAGTAGAGTAGACCTGGCTTTGGTAATAAAACCGACACTGTCCCACGCCTGCCTCTGCCTGATTCTTACACGCTGGAGCGTCAGCTCCTCTAAGACTCCTGGTGTTACCCGCTGGCTGACCCATAACAGCAGCACCGAGTGTACGTTTTGTGTTGGTTAATCATTAAAAAGATAACAACCTTTAAAAATAAGTGActcatctttaataaaatattataataaacaaaatatagcaCCATGATGTGAGTTGAACTGACATATGTACATAAATGCAGTACGTACACAGAGCGTCCAGAGGCTTCAGTCTGAGTTGAGCGTGAGGCAGACTCCTTGCAATACCCAGTGGGAGTTGTGCTGCTTTGTGAAAAGGTCAGACTCGAACACCAGGCCAACGCCCATGGCATTTCTCCTCATGGAGGTCGTGTAGACGGGCGTCCTTAGCGTATTCTGGAAGGAGACAGAGAGTTATTAAACAAAATGACCTCAAGCCCGTGATGATCCATCAGTACAGATGGCCTCACCTACGGTGTCTGCTCACGATTTGAGCCTCTGGATTACAGAGTGACCCTTTCAGCCAGTAGAGTGGCCATTCCTTACAGAAGACAGCAGACTCTCTGTCAGCCTCACTGCCCAGCTCATTACACGTACCATGACGAGACGTTCAGAAAGACAGGCGACTGCTGGCCATGAAGCTTACTTTCTCAAGGTGGGCACCTCTTTCAACACAATACTTGAAGAGCTGTGTTCAACACCGTAGAGGCCAATATCCTACTCACGCGCTTGTCCTGTAAATAATGAAGTCCCAACTAAACTATTTTTTCTGAAAATTCCATATTTGAAAATCAAATCTGCAATTCTCTGAGTCCGCCTCATTTCCATAACCAATAACTGCTACAGATTTGTACAGAAAGATCCAAAACCTGATTTATGCTTCAGAAACGGGTCTGTCAAAGGCCCCATCAAGCCGGGTAGTGGTCCGCTTCCTCATTTTGGCACTCTACTCGTATCATAAACACATCGATCAGATGAGACAGGGCTGAGCATTATGGGTAAACTGCTTTACTGATTGTACTGGGTCAGGGTACAGCTTAACCAGGGCCAAAAAGTGCTAGAAAACAAATAAAGCTGAAggttctaattctgtccatcccagTCGGTCTGCTTGGACAGGTCACTTCTGCGGGCTGTGATGGGGAGCTGGGGCCCAACTGCTACAGCCGTCAGCATGCTAAAGGACTCCCTGTCAGGTGGGCGCCACTCCGAAGTAGAGGAGCACTCGGCCACCAAGAGGTCTTCACTGTGGTCCTGTTCTCCTGTTGACGGCTGTGCACACATCAGGCTTCTGTCGCCGTCTTTTCAGGTGATTTCCAGGTTGCGTTGACCACAATTGTAAGGACAAATTGCAATAAGTGTGGGCACAGAAAAACATGAagactttacaaaataaaacagcttTGACAAACTCTTGTGAGGGGAGGAAAAGTGTAGCATAGTGTTCATGAAAGCACCAGCATAAACTAGGGAGTGACAGGGACAACTGCACCGCCGTCTGG includes:
- the ccdc92 gene encoding coiled-coil domain-containing protein 92 translates to MSRVSLENQLHSAQKNLLFLQQDHAHTLKGLHAEIRRLQQHCTDLTYELTVRNSESSGTGDSRCDELRKKCEELETQLKAKEEENTALLRELEEKNAMISVLENTIKEREKKYLEELKMKSHKLNMLSSELEQRAGTIAYLTSQLHATKKKLIATSSGTSDSSPNVSPVMSSYKPAPPKEKMTDTPRRRMKKSLSQPLNSEYAEVYRLGSDGRKLLLRETMEAMPDPTPFLLARESSDAQLLKERPLVIPPIPSERNSSAPHFSLGRDKQQHKAHIGVAHRIHHAVAPSTEAQVETLAVDQVNGSEVVRKRSGADRTA